Proteins encoded within one genomic window of Rhododendron vialii isolate Sample 1 chromosome 1a, ASM3025357v1:
- the LOC131336512 gene encoding probable serine/threonine-protein kinase PBL11 has translation MDLDMELGDYPKQFAYEDLQLLTDNFDVRNVIGRTQFCKVYRGKIPQGWNEMQEQDVTVKIWADTVKMIGEVIHKPAVAHNVFRFWDEITFLTYPSISSHPNLAKLMGYLHDEDHFGVVYGLKSLDTVRNFIAEGTFTWMDRIKLIFQLARLLESLHGQTPQYLVRNFSATHIMVDQDLNPVLFEFGMLTGGMIGMKDRGLPLYPFGAYGYTDPVLKMSGVWTDRTDVFTFGVVLLELLCKCAVDGIGCRENSTVPNFLYRVAQDIYDTVKSRSFYEQSRILSLVHRSFRTEAGYDTDDGLKLAKLAMKCVQMDDERPSMGEVVEHLKTLHVVRNYAELLLLGP, from the exons ATGGATTTGGACATGGAACTGGGGGATTATCCAAAACAATTCGCCTATGAGGATTTGCAACTGCTCACGGATAATTTTGATGTAAGAAATGTAATTGGAAGGACCCAATTTTGCAAAGTTTACAGGGGAAAGATTCCACAAGGTTGGAATGAGATGCAAGAACAAGATGTAACGGTGAAGATTTGGGCAGACACGGTGAAGATGATAGGAGAAGTAATCCATAAGCCTGCAGTTGCTCATAATGTGTTCAGATTTTGG GATGAAATCACGTTTCTAACCTATCCTAGTATATCTAGCCATCCGAACTTGGCAAAGTTGATGGGTTACTTACATGATGAAGATCATTTCGGTGTTGTTTATGGTCTCAAGTCGTTGGATACTGTACGCAATTTCATAGCTGAAG GGACTTTTACATGGATGGATAGGATCAAGTTAATATTTCAACTTGCACGTCTGCTCGAATCTTTGCATGGCCAGACACCTCAGTATTTGGTTCGGAACTTTTCTGCCACTCATATAATGGTTGATCAG GACTTGAACCCTGTCTTGTTTGAGTTCGGTATGCTAACTGGTGGGATGATTGGTATGAAGGATCGAGGTTTACCCTTATATCCTTTTGGAGCTTATGGCTACACCGATCCAGTTCTTAAGATGTCAG GTGTCTGGACTGATAGAACCGATGTCTTTACTTTCGGCGTGGTACTCCTAGAGCTTTTGTGTAAATGTGCTGTTGATGGGATAGGTTGTCGGGAAAACAGCACTGTCCCTAATTTTCTTTACAGAGTAGCCCAAGACATTTACGACACAGTAAAGTCGAGATCTTTTTATGAGCAATCAAGAATTCTTAGTCTTGTTCACAGAAGCTTTAGAACTGAAGCAGGTTATGATACTGATGATGGACTTAAACTCGCAAAGCTAGCAATGAAGTGTGTGCAGATGGATGATGAACGCCCAAGCATGGGGGAAGTGGTTGAGCATTTGAAGACTCTGCACGTGGTTCGTAATTATGCTGAGTTG
- the LOC131336504 gene encoding glucan endo-1,3-beta-glucosidase 6-like, with the protein MIAIVKFLSDNGAPFTVNIYPFISLYMDANFPGEYAFFDGNASPITDGGMNYYNMFDANHDTLVWALQKNGFGNLPTIVGEIRWPTDGDVNANPTYAQRFNQGFMSHLSGGKGTPMGPGPIDAYMFSLIDEDAKSIQPGNFKRHWGIFAYDGSPKYPLNLGTTNSNALVPAKNVQYLEKKWCVMKPSAKLDDPQVAPSVSYVCSLADCTELGYGTTCGNLDTRGNISYAFSKARRASSPTSPW; encoded by the coding sequence ATGATTGCCATTGTCAAGTTCTTGAGCGACAACGGCGCTCCTTTCACCGTCAACATCTATCCATTCATAAGCCTCTACATGGATGCCAACTTCCCAGGGGAGTATGCCTTCTTCGACGGTAATGCGTCACCTATAACTGATGGCGGGATGAACTACTACAACATGTTTGACGCGAATCATGATACCCTTGTGTGGGCCCTGCAGAAGAACGGGTTTGGAAACTTGCCCACAATTGTCGGAGAAATCAGGTGGCCTACCGATGGTGATGTAAATGCCAACCCTACCTACGCCCAAAGGTTCAACCAAGGATTCATGTCCCATTTATCGGGCGGGAAAGGAACACCAATGGGACCTGGACCCATTGATGCGTACATGTTTAGCTTAATTGACGAGGACGCAAAGAGCATCCAACCGGGAAATTTCAAACGTCACTGGGGGATATTCGCGTATGACGGATCACCAAAATATCCGCTAAACCTAGGTACAACAAATTCAAACGCTTTGGTACCTGCAAAAAATGTGCAGTATCTAGAGAAGAAGTGGTGTGTCATGAAGCCGTCGGCAAAACTTGACGATCCACAAGTGGCCCCCAGCGTAAGCTACGTCTGTTCGCTTGCTGATTGTACGGAGCTAGGGTACGGGACCACGTGCGGAAATCTTGACACTCGCGGGAACATTTCATACGCGTTCAGCAAGGCGAGGCGTGCAAGTTCCCCAACCTCTCCATGGTAA